A region from the Candidatus Thiothrix putei genome encodes:
- a CDS encoding IS66 family insertion sequence element accessory protein TnpB — MKRPHRRASEWQTLISQWQASGLSAPAFCEQHSIGYASFCQWRQRLRSADGVEEPAVPANTFIDLGALSAGHAALGQGWHIVLSLGNGVELRLSQR, encoded by the coding sequence ATGAAACGCCCTCACCGCCGTGCCAGCGAATGGCAAACCCTCATTAGCCAATGGCAAGCCAGCGGCTTATCCGCCCCGGCATTTTGTGAACAGCACAGTATCGGTTACGCCAGTTTTTGCCAATGGCGGCAGCGTCTACGCTCCGCAGATGGCGTGGAGGAACCAGCCGTTCCCGCCAATACCTTCATCGACTTGGGAGCATTATCGGCGGGTCATGCCGCGCTGGGGCAAGGCTGGCACATTGTGCTGAGTTTGGGGAATGGTGTTGAACTACGCCTGAGCCAACGCTGA
- a CDS encoding DUF262 domain-containing protein codes for MNFYKLIDKYTIVIPMIQRDYAQGRKSEERIREDILSCIIKKIDTGLHLDFIYGSVDENLLIFTPLDGQQRLTTLFLLHWYVAARGKYLNEKDKLKKFRYETRISSTDFITALVDSIGSITIKNTSKKKLSEKIKDCTWFFSSWEHDPTVSAMLVMLDAIHEKFCGKIDSLVNLNKITFDFINLDDFKLTDDLYIKMNARGVPLTPFENFKSKFEKLLLSDKLEKETFKEESKKHSLKDYFSNKIETDWVENFWKYAEEKEICGIKYLTIDKSFMRFFWYITEMLYFKSGNFLKSNSGKLKIHNFKYDHDGDPDIDYAVVDEVYDGHPRNIHCLFKILNKIEIIKSLIDRTLSHEHQERKVSLFTKDFDLLAKVMKTEKGTERIDHQSKLILFAIINYERLAKSDKLSCSIFSIDRTPHIQPIFYSI; via the coding sequence ATGAATTTTTATAAACTTATCGATAAATATACCATTGTGATACCTATGATCCAACGTGATTATGCCCAGGGAAGAAAATCAGAAGAAAGAATTAGAGAAGACATTTTGTCTTGTATAATTAAAAAAATTGATACTGGTTTGCATCTTGATTTTATATACGGTTCTGTTGATGAGAATCTGCTCATATTTACTCCTTTAGATGGTCAGCAACGTTTAACAACGTTATTTCTATTGCATTGGTATGTAGCAGCAAGAGGTAAGTATTTGAATGAAAAGGATAAGCTGAAAAAATTTCGATACGAAACAAGAATAAGTTCTACAGATTTCATTACAGCACTGGTTGATAGTATTGGAAGTATCACAATAAAAAATACATCCAAGAAAAAACTTAGTGAAAAAATCAAAGATTGCACATGGTTTTTTTCATCTTGGGAACATGACCCAACAGTATCGGCGATGTTAGTAATGCTGGATGCAATCCATGAGAAATTCTGTGGAAAAATTGATTCTTTAGTAAATCTTAATAAGATAACATTCGATTTTATAAATCTTGATGATTTCAAGTTAACCGATGATTTATATATCAAAATGAATGCGAGAGGTGTTCCATTAACACCGTTTGAAAATTTTAAGTCAAAATTTGAAAAGCTACTTTTATCTGATAAATTAGAAAAAGAAACATTTAAAGAAGAGTCAAAGAAGCATTCTCTAAAAGACTATTTTTCAAATAAGATTGAAACTGATTGGGTTGAAAATTTTTGGAAATATGCTGAAGAAAAAGAAATTTGTGGTATTAAATACTTGACGATTGATAAGTCATTCATGCGTTTCTTTTGGTATATCACTGAAATGCTTTATTTTAAAAGTGGCAATTTTTTAAAAAGCAATAGTGGGAAATTAAAGATACATAATTTCAAATATGATCATGATGGTGATCCAGATATTGATTATGCTGTTGTTGACGAAGTGTATGATGGTCATCCAAGAAATATTCACTGCCTTTTCAAGATTTTAAATAAAATAGAAATAATAAAGTCTTTAATTGATCGTACTTTATCCCATGAACATCAAGAAAGAAAAGTTTCTTTGTTTACAAAAGACTTTGATCTTCTTGCTAAAGTCATGAAAACAGAAAAGGGGACAGAAAGAATTGATCATCAAAGCAAGTTAATTTTGTTTGCAATAATAAATTATGAGCGACTTGCAAAATCCGACAAACTGAGTTGCTCAATTTTCAGCATTGACCGAACGCCGCATATTCAGCCGATTTTTTACTCAATTTGA
- the tnpB gene encoding IS66 family insertion sequence element accessory protein TnpB (TnpB, as the term is used for proteins encoded by IS66 family insertion elements, is considered an accessory protein, since TnpC, encoded by a neighboring gene, is a DDE family transposase.) encodes MFAPAATARIWLCTQATDMRKSFTGLTALVKNQLGQNPLSGHYFVFVNLRKTQMKILYFEPSGYCLWSQRLEQGQYRVQPTTSGQRELTLTDLQLILAGIEVQKSRQFKRYQYPVQPHSGTISP; translated from the coding sequence ATGTTTGCCCCCGCCGCCACCGCCCGCATCTGGCTATGCACCCAAGCCACCGACATGCGCAAAAGCTTTACGGGGCTGACCGCTTTGGTGAAAAACCAGTTAGGGCAAAATCCCCTGAGTGGGCATTATTTCGTGTTTGTGAACCTACGTAAAACCCAGATGAAGATCCTCTATTTTGAACCCAGCGGCTATTGCTTATGGAGCCAACGCCTGGAGCAGGGGCAATACCGGGTGCAGCCGACAACTAGCGGGCAGCGCGAACTGACCCTGACGGATTTGCAGTTGATTTTAGCAGGCATTGAGGTGCAAAAATCCAGACAATTCAAGCGTTACCAGTATCCTGTGCAGCCACATTCTGGTACAATAAGCCCATGA